The Gadus chalcogrammus isolate NIFS_2021 chromosome 14, NIFS_Gcha_1.0, whole genome shotgun sequence sequence CCACCCTGGGACCTGGGAGAGCAAGGGGACGTACGTGTACTACACAGACTTCATCATGGAACTGGCCATGCTCTTCCTGGACCTAATGCATCACATCCACATGCTGGTAGGTCCCAGAGAGCAGCGCCCCCTCCTGGCTGATACAggcaggatagtctagtggtGTGGGTGGGATGATCCCCGGTCAACAGTCTCTGGGTTCCATCGCCTTGTCTGCAGTCGTCCTGTAGTCTGTGTCTGTATCCGTCACTGTACGCTGCTTTTCATTGAAGTTTCTGCTAAATACAACAAGAGCTCTGACACCGCAGAATCACTTGCAGGGGTTTGGTTGTTCATCATGTGTCGTATACTAGCTTAGATTGTTCATGTTGGTATTGGAATCTATTCTCCCTTGTGAACAAGTGTGAGCACCCTGGCTCAGTCAAGGAAGAAGCATTTTATTtgaccctctcttctcctcctcctcctgtgaccAGCTGTTTGGGAACATCTGGCTCTCCATGGCCAGTCTGGTCATCTTCATGCAGCTGCGCTACCTCTTCCACGAGGTGCAGCGCCGCATCCGCCGCCACAAGAACTACCTGCGCGTCATCGACAACATGGAGGCCAGGTGAAATGAGGCTCCCGCCCACACCTTCTCCCCTGGTGGACATTTAAGCAGGGGTCCAGGGCAGCGGCTCCATATCGGGAGTGGTCGGCGATGTTTGGATAATCACTGGAGGGCACTGTGTCCTATTTCCTATGTCACTAGCCTAACCTGTATGCACCCTTGAACAAGATGtactaacccctacctgccccatAATGACCTGGCTTTGAATGTAATATAAGTCACTTTGGGGGTAAAGGATTAGATGTATCTGAAGTCACGTTTTGATAAAGGCTTCTGCTAAAGCGCTTAATGTAGTTCTGCACTGCTCAGACCTGATCAACGACGGCGTTAGGAAAACGTATTCTCATGTCTCTCTGAACCCAGGTTTGCAGTGGCTACTGAGGAGGAGCTGGCGGTCAACAACGACGACTGCGCCATCTGCTGGGACGCCATGGTGACGGCACGCAAGCTGCCCTGCGGACATCTGTTTCACAAGTAAGTCGAGGCTCAGGGGTCGCGAAGGTCCGCTAGACTGTAGGGATACGGCCTATATTGTTGGACATGTTGCACCTGCAACAATGACCAACTGTACAGGAGGACCGAAATTGTGTTTCCCCACGCTCATATTAATATGTTTAATGCATATAAAAGAACGTAATAGTGCATACATAATACAAAATAGAAAATTCTGTGCTATGAGGTAGTTATTGAGGCTCAAATGAACGTGCAATATAGTAAAGTGCTGAATAGCAGCATGGGGATACAATTTTACGTTATCGTGCATGCCAGTTATTGTGCATAAGATATACGATAGGATGGTACTTCATTTGACTTATTCGGCTGCTGGAGCATTCAGAACCCTGGCAAATGTGTGTTTATCAGGGCCGTTGCTAGACCTAGCACTTTCGGACTCCTGAAAAACGTTGGGACAGTGAATTAATATCAGAACTCATCGTCAGTGTGGTACTAATGACACCGTGTGTTGCAGCTCCTGCCTGCGCTCCTGGCTGGAGCAGGACACCTCGTGCCCCACCTGCCGCATGTCTCTGAACATCTACGGAGACGGGCCCCCGGCAGGCACCCCGCAGCAGCCCCCAGCGGCCGCCCTGGGGGCCAACATGGGCCCGGGGGCCCCGCCGCCCGAGGCCAGACCGCACGTCAACCAGCACAACCACTTCTTCCACTTTGACGGTGAGGAGAAATGAATCCAGCTGCTCCCAACAGGTTGCTATTACAAAGTCACCGTGGCCCAAAACCTCACCTGAAGGAACTCCTTTATACTCAATGCCATCAATATCAAGGACAGAAAAGACCGTTTCTCTATACCTGCACTAGTGCAACCACACAAAACATTTTCCTTTCCTTAAAGTTGTATGTTTTTAAAGTTAGTTTGACGTCTGCAAACGATTTTATATCGATGTAAAGTAAATCTGATTAGGCTAATGGTAGAGGCGTTTTATAACGATCATGGTGTCGATAGAAAATACAACTTGTGTGGAGGTGACCACTTATTGCAATAGCTGTCATATATAATCACATGAAAATCCTTTTGAAATGACCATGAATGAACCGTCCTTCCAGGCTCCCGCATCGCCAGCTGGCTGCCCAGCTTCTCTGTCGAAGTGATGCACACCACCAACATCTTGGGCATCGCCCAGGCCAACAACTCCCAGCTCAACGCCATGGTCAGTCCTCCACGCCTCCACTCGGACGGCGCTCTCtgaaatagataaatagataaatagataaattgcTTTATGCTATTTCTAGTCCCCATTCTTCCTATAATGTTTCTTTTTGCTCTGAGCAGAGCACCTGTGACAGTCCCTCGGGCTCACCTGCTCCACCCTGCTCAttcttcccccaccccccccccccgccctgtccACCTCTCAGGCCCACCAGATCCAGGAGATGTTTCCCCAGGTGCCGTTCCACCTGGTGCTGCAGGACCTGCAGCTGAGCCGCTCCGTGGAGCTGACCACTGACAACATACTGGAGGGCCGCATCGTGGTGCCTTTCCCCACACAGGTAAGAACCGGCGCACTCACCGGCACCTTAGGACTTCAGGGCTGCCAAGTTCTGGTCAGTTAGTCGATTGCTTGGTCGATACGCAccagattaaaaaaatataaatgaatccaTAACACGACGTGTCCAACAACCTTCCGCTTGTGTCGGGGGCCCTCCCTCCCATTGGCGGTGCTTCTCCTCTGAGAACTAACCTCAACGTAAACGGATACAGCAGTGTCTCGGGTCATCGTGGTCATTGCTGTGCTCCCTCTGCAGGCTGCAGAGCGGGCCCCTTCCCAGGCAAACACGAGCTCAGAGGACCAGCCGGGGCCCAGCGGGGCGCCTGAGCCAGCGGCCCCTGAGCCAGACAACATGGAGATCCGCGGCAGCCGCTTCTCCAAGTCTGCAGACGAGAGGCAGTTGATGCTGaagcagaggaaggaggagtTGTTGCAGCAAGCACGCAGGTGTGGTGCAACAGTAACGCATTGCATTCATGTGTCCTTTTGTCCTCCGGTTTTGACATTGTTGCGGTCTGCAGTAGAGGCACCCAAACCTTCCGTACTTTGGGCCACAGAAAACCCCAAATATTTTGTGTAGCAAAATAAGCAATTCATTCAAGTCTGATGTCGAGCAAGTGAGATCACCCACTTGTGTCCAtgtataccgtattttccggactatacgtcgctcccgagtattagtcgcatcagtcaaaaaatgctccatgacgaggaaaaaaacatatatacgtcgcatcggtgtataagtcgcatttatttttaaacatttaaacaagaacgtttagtctggagagactgaataaaattgcaatagcaatataggtgtgtcggtcccactcgtagttctgagagtataccgaattcagtgacaccgggattccaccggacgcgtatgcgccgcggtcctaaacctgagcgcacgatcgggaggtggaagtttcgctttagatgccttcacaagtccagcggagggctccagttttcgccggccaagtcatgcgctgtgatatgtgtgacagctatgttgcacaacattgcagctaaggctggggtagctttggttgaaccggagaacattgaggacgatgacgacgagaatataatttattcggtggtgcagtaggcttgcagcgttcagttgtaggcctaatgaatgacggtgccatcttgcggccgaagattatgtacgcacaattttggcatataagtcgcttcgaaatataagtcgcagggcaagccaaactacaaaaaaaacgcgacttatagtccggaaaatacggtatatttCTGCAACACAGTAATCCCCTTGTAAGTCTTTAATATACCATCTGTCAATTGAAACTGACAACACATGTTGGCATCCccacaaagtttttttttttttttttacaaacctgTGAATTGCGCCCATCCCAAGACCCACTTATGGTTTGCGACCCACAGTTTGATTGCCACTGGTCTACAGCCATTCTGTGCGGCATGGGTTAACAGTCCTGTCCttaacgtgtgtttgtgtgtgtgtgtgtgtgtcttcaggaGGTTTCAAAAGAAGGGTCCCGAGGTGCAGGACGAGGAGCTCCCCCGTCTGGAGGACCTCGTCGCCAGCGTGGTGTCCGACCCGCTCGCCTTGCGTCGCAGGaccatggcggcggcggcggccgagaGACGCATGcagacccaccaggaccccgcgccgtgaggacccccccccccccccccccccccggcccacgCACAAACCCACAACCCATCGGCACCACGCATCAACACCATCCGTCGACCACACCACCCGTGCATGGAACAGCCATGCCAATTAGTGGCGCAAGCATGGCCTTTGGATGCTAATTAAGCTGTAgcaggttcccccccccccgtcccccccgtcctgAGAAGCTGCTTGGTGAACGCCGCTCAGTTTCAGAGCTGTGTTTTCTTCTTTGAGGAAGTACTTCTTAACACAGCGAAACCACAAGTTAAAAAGACCCTCAAAATACAGCGGGGCTAGGTTAGAGGAAGTATGGAACTTGATCTCAATTTGATTCACTTGTTaaatttttttctgtttttcatctaaaaacatatatttttaatgaTACTGAttgggcagggggaggggggaatgtATATTCAAGATTGACAAactaatatatttttgttgcgTTTTACTTTGAGATGATTTTTGAACTGTGAAA is a genomic window containing:
- the amfra gene encoding autocrine motility factor receptor a; this encodes MPLLFLERFPWPSLQTYTALSLALLAGSIFSAYNTVTDQGFGGLETDEPHSPAASELESEDTDNDIEGSKLASTVLWYLVMDSFFVWVLVNTFCCSLMLIAKMIQCVVFGPLRVSEKQHLKDKFWNFVFYKFIFIFGVLNVQTVEEVVMWCLWFSALVFLHLMVQLCKDRFEYLSFSPTTPMNSHVQVLSLLVSLLLGCCGLAVVCGLLGATHGMHTLSFMAAECLLVTVRTGHVIMRYSIHLWDLNHPGTWESKGTYVYYTDFIMELAMLFLDLMHHIHMLLFGNIWLSMASLVIFMQLRYLFHEVQRRIRRHKNYLRVIDNMEARFAVATEEELAVNNDDCAICWDAMVTARKLPCGHLFHNSCLRSWLEQDTSCPTCRMSLNIYGDGPPAGTPQQPPAAALGANMGPGAPPPEARPHVNQHNHFFHFDGSRIASWLPSFSVEVMHTTNILGIAQANNSQLNAMAHQIQEMFPQVPFHLVLQDLQLSRSVELTTDNILEGRIVVPFPTQAAERAPSQANTSSEDQPGPSGAPEPAAPEPDNMEIRGSRFSKSADERQLMLKQRKEELLQQARRRFQKKGPEVQDEELPRLEDLVASVVSDPLALRRRTMAAAAAERRMQTHQDPAP